A DNA window from Impatiens glandulifera chromosome 7, dImpGla2.1, whole genome shotgun sequence contains the following coding sequences:
- the LOC124946234 gene encoding gametocyte surface protein P230-like, whose translation MTQVDFSCFCALSCLYVDRLRKLIFKNNNNNNNSRMSGHHRGADHPNLQENLEAHIEKLEMKYKLLSVKRDWRLYYEIAVRVNLPSNFILPEMEKFDGTGDPFIHLEMFKHTMDIYQLGEDVMITLFPIYLTKSALAWFYHPNVQTFTTFQSIADSFSKRYSFNTVDDIINLRLLKNTKQESNETFSEYAVRWKKQMLLLVIDMPDEKKLISMFFKSLQKKYRLTDFVLYESFELLIEAGMNLERLSIEKEEEEEVEVENVKHCEEEERLSIEKEEEEEEVENVKHCEEEERLSIEKEEEEEELENVKHCEKEEPGNVNGEFWWNYDEKKEETGNVEWGCYYYEKD comes from the coding sequence ATGACCCAAGTAGACTTCTCCTGCTTCTGCGCGCTTTCATGTTTGTATGTTGATCGATTGCGCAAACTGATcttcaagaacaacaacaacaacaacaacagcagAATGTCTGGACATCATCGAGGTGCTGATCATCCTAATCTTCAAGAAAACCTCGAAGCTCATATTGAAAAACtggaaatgaaatataaattattgagtGTCAAAAGGGACTGGCGTTTGTATTATGAAATTGCTGTCCGAGTGAATCTCCCATCAAATTTCATATTGCCTGAAATGGAGAAGTTTGATGGAACTGGGGACCCCTTTATACATTTAGAAATGTTTAAGCATACAATGGACATTTATCAGCTCGGGGAGGATGTAATGATCACTCTATTCCCAATTTATTTGACAAAGTCGGCCCTGGCTTGGTTTTATCATCCCAATGTTCAAACATTTACCACTTTTCAGTCAATTGCCGACTCTTTCTCTAAGCGATACAGTTTCAATACGGTTGATGATATCATCAACCTCCGTCTGCTGAAAAACACGAAACAGGAGAGCAACGAAACGTTTTCTGAGTATGCTGTTAGGTGGAAGAAGCAAATGTTGTTGTTGGTGATTGACATGCCTGATGAGAAGAAATTGATAAGTATGTTCTTCAAGAGCTTGCAGAAGAAGTATAGGCTTACGGATTTCGTTCTATATGAGAGTTTTGAACTGCTGATCGAAGCTGGTATGAATTTGGAGCGTCTTTCGAtagaaaaggaagaagaagaagaagtagaagTAGAAAACGTCAAGCACTGCGAAGAAGAGGAGCGTCTTTCGAtagaaaaggaagaagaagaagaagaagtagaaaaCGTCAAACACTGCGAAGAAGAGGAGCGTCTTTCGAtagaaaaggaagaagaagaagaagaactagAAAACGTCAAACACTGCGAAAAAGAGGAGCCAGGTAACGTCAATGGTGAGTTCTGGTGGAACTAtgatgaaaaaaaagaagagacaGGTAACGTTGAGTGGGGGTGCTACTATTATGAAAAAGATTAA